The DNA window TCAAGGTGGCCGAGTGGAGGGAGCAGTTCTACCTCAGGGGCCTTGACATAGGTCGCCTCGCAGGGCTCTTCGACGGCATATACGTGGGCACGGAGTCAAGGGAGGGGACAGCGAGCTATGGGTCCCTTGTAATAGTCAAGCTTGTCAACGAGCTCTCTGGAGGCAAGGTAGTCGGGGCCTGGTTCGACAGCTACTCGGGCTACTTCAACGGCGTGCCCATCTCGGTCGACCTATTCAGGTACCAGCTCAGGTACTCAGCGCTCTCAGGCGTCGAGGAGGTGACCCTGTACCAGGGGACCGAGGTACTTGACGAGTCGAGGAGGGAGCACGTGAGGGCCTTCACCGAGGAGCTCAGGTCCCTGAGGCCAGCCCTTGAGGGACCCCTAGGGCAGACCCTCGGCGTTAAGGTCCTGCCCGTTCAGACCGCCTACCCCTAGCTCCATGACGACTATGCCCCTGACCTCCTGGCCGAGGCCGGGGTGCCCCTGTCCTTCGGGAGGCCAGGCGATAGTGACTGCGCCCTGATAACCGAGGGCGTTCTCGACGCGGTCGACCTCAGGGGCCTGCTTGAGGGAGGAGTAAGCCTGGTGGTCACGGGAGGGGCCCTGGCCAGGGCTATCAGGGAGAGGAGGGACCTCGAGCTCCTTGGCCTCAGGCCTGGCGTGAGCCCTGAGCCGGCAGAGTTCAACGTCATAGAGTACGGGGGGGCTGGTATCATCAAGGTCGCACAGGAGGCCCTGGGCCTATCCAGTGCTGCCCGCCCTGAGGGAGTCAGACCTCTTGGGCGCGAGGCCGCTGGCCTACGGCGTCAGCAAGGGAGGAAGGCTCGTTCTAGCCTATGAGGCCGAGAGGGGGAGGAGACACGTCTACGCCCTCCCCTTGACGGGCTACATGTACTACTTCACGTATCATCAGCCAGAGGCCTCAAGGCAGGTTGTGAGGGACGTTGCGTATGGGTGCACGGGCCTCAGGCTCCTGCCTCCGTCGCCCAACGACCTAGTCGGCCTCTCCGGCGTCACGGTCACGGCCTTCAGGGGAAGGGCCTTCGTGAGCAACGAGAACAGGCACTGAGTCAGGGCCCTCCTTGAGAGGAGGGATGAGGGGCGCGTCGAGCTTGTCATACCGTCAGGACGCGTAGCCCTCGCTGTGGGACAGGCTGTATACATTTTGTGACTCTTTTTTGTCTATTTTGTTTGATAAAGTAACCCCTACACACATTTTTAAGCCTCAGAAAAGAAACTAGGACTGGGCGAGAGTGAGAATGGCACAGGCTAAGGAGGTTAGGTGCGACTGGTCCCACCAGGGGGAGCTCACCTCAAGGTACGTGCTCTGCGATAGGCTGGGCTACGCCCTCTGCGCAGCCCTTTACGGGCTGACCATAAAGTAAGGCCTTTTTCAGCCCCTCCTTGTCATAACTGTTAGGGCAGCTGCGGCGGCCACAGCTATGACGGCCACGGCCGCCGCCACGATAATGGGCGTAAGCAGGACCTCCTTCACTACCTCCGTCACAGTTGAGTAGAGGGTCCTGTTAACCGTGCTCGTCAGGGTCGTGGTCGAAATGGACGTCAGGGTTGAGGTCACGGTCCTAGTCACTGTCTGCGTGACCGTGTAGGTCTGGGTGGCGCTGAAGTTGCCGCAGAGGTCCCAGCTGTAGACCGTGAAGTTCATCAACATGGTGCCGTTGCCTGAGGCGTCCACCTCAGCCCCCAGCTGGATCACGCTCAGGTAGAGGCCTGACTCCCACTGGGTCCCGTTGAACTCACCTACTATGTTAACGGCCGTCGATATGAGGTCCCTGAGGTTGACGCCAAAGACCCCGCGCGTGAAGCCGTGGTAGGCGCCTTCGCTATAGTTGAGCTCGGGTACCAGTATTATCAGCATCCAGCCCGAGGGGCCGCCGTTCCTGGGGAGTATGAAGACCTGGTATGACAGGTTCTCCAGCTGTCCATCTATAATTGTAGGCATGGTCACGTTGCCCCAGGTGACCCAGTAGGGCAGGCCCGCCAGGGACTGGTTAGCGTACATCCAGAGCATGAGCTCCACGTCGCTCGGCCCAAGCGAGGTGGCGCCGGGGTGCCTCACGAGCCATATGTCATAGGAGAAGTCGTTGTAGCTCCCCTCCCTCAGCGACAGGGAGTAGTTAACAATGGACCACAGGCTGGGCACCTGGCCTGTAGGCATGGGGAGCCTGAGGAAGCTGTAAGTTGACGTCATGGTGTAGAAGGGCCCCCAGGAGTAGTCGCCGTACATTATGTCAGGGAAGCCGACGACTGGAGTGAAGCTGAGGGCCCTGACCACGCCCGTTATGTTTACATAAACTGCAAGATGACCATCGCTGAGGACCATCGTGACGTTCCCGTTGCCCCCTACGAGGTTCCACAGCATGGGCGATATCATCGCTGTGGCGCCCTGCGGGAGCTTCATGAAATAGGCGTTGTAGTTGCTGAGCACCGCGTAGGAGAACAGCGTGTAGCTGGCGTTTGATATCATTGGGTAGCAGACCATGCACTGGGCCGAGGCCTGAGGGGTGACTGCCAGGGCTAATAGGATGAGGACAGCTAACAGGGGCAGGGCCCGCGGGCTCAAGATCCTATCCCCTTCCACAGCCCGGCGCTCTTGGAGGCGTAGTGGCAGGCCGCGTAGTGGTCAGGCTCCACCTGGGCCAGGCTCGGCTTAGTGGTCCTGCAGAGGTCGGTGGCCAGCGGGCACCTGTCGGCGAAGACGCAGCCCCTTATGTAGCCAGTCTTGAACTCTATCGTGGTGCTCGTTATGCGGCCCGTCCACCTCTTTGAGACCAGCGGTATGGATTTCATGAGCAGCTGCGTGTAGGGGTGGAAGGGCCTGCTGTAGACCGCCTCTACGTCGCCGTACTCCATGACCTCCCCCTTGTAAAGTATGAGTATCCTGTCGGCTATGTATGAGGCCAGGCTGAGGTCATGGGTCACAAAGAGCACCGACATGCCGGTCTCCTTCTCGAGCTTGTAGAGCAGGTTAAGGATGTTTACCCTGAGGGAGGCGTCAATCATTGAGACTATCTCGTCGGCCAAGAGGACCTTGGGCCCTATGACAAGCGCCCTGGCTATCATGACCCTCTGTAGCTGGCCCCCGCTGAGCTGGTGGGGGTACTTGTCAAGGATCTCATCTGGGTTAAGGCCAACGAACTCTATGGCCTCCCTCACGGCCTTCAGCCTGTCAGCCTCAGAGGCCTCGGGCATGTAGGTCTTCGCGGCCATCAGGAGCGGCCTGTCGACTCTGTAGAAGGGGTTGAACGAAGAGTAGGGGTCCTGGAGGATGGCCTGGACCTCCTTCCAGTACCTTCTGTTGTCCCACCTCTCAAGCGGGACCCCGCGGTAGAGGACCCTGCCAGAGGTCGGCTTCAGGGCCTTGAGGAGTACCTTGAGTAGCGTGCTCTTCCCGCTGCCGCTCTCCCCAACTATTGAAAGTATCTCGCCCTCCCTGACGTTGAATGAGACGTTGTTCAGGGCGTAGATCCTGGTGGTCCTGAAGAAGCCCGTGCTGAAGACCTTGGTCAGGCGGTCAACCTCATAGAGGGCCTCCCTGCTCAACCCCTCTCACCCCTGTAGAGCAAGCACTTTACTAGGTGCCTGCCCCCAACGCTTACCATCGGGGGCTCCTCACTCGAGCATATTGGCATAGCTAATGGGCACCTCGGGTGGAACCTGCAGCCGCTGGGCGGGCTCAGGAGGGACGGTGGCTCCCCCTTCAGGCCTGTCAGGGGCCTCTTGGCTATCCTGACTCCAGGCTCGGGTATGCTGACCATAAGGCTCTGGGTGTAGGGGTGCTTGGGGTTCCCCAGGACCTCGTCCACAGGCCCATACTCTACTGCTTGCCCCCCGTACATCACCAGGAGGTCAGTGGCCACCTCGTTGACGAGGGATATGTCGTGAGTTATAAATATCATTGACTTCACAGCGCCGCTGTCCAGCAGGTCCTTGAGGTACTGTATGACGAGCCTCTGGACCACCACGTCGAGGGCGCTCGTGGGCTCATCAGCTATCAGGACCTCAGGGTCCAGGAGGGTGCTTATCAGTATGGTGACCCTCTGTCTCATGCCCCCGCTCAGCTCTATTGAGTACCTGTCAAGGGCCCAGGGCGGCAGGCCCAGCTGTAGGGCCCTCTCCCTGGCCAGCTTCAGCCTGTAGTTGAGCTCGTCGGAGGACGCTTCATGGGACAGGAGGAGGTCCCTTATTACGTCCCTCACCCTGCTCGTGGGGTTGAGGGCGTTCATGGCGTACTGGGGTATTATTGATATCCCTCTTGCCCTCAGCTGCCTCAGCTTCTCGGGGTCCATTGAGTAGATGTTGGAGCCCCTGTAGAGGACCTGGCCCGAGACCAGCCTGAGCGGAGGCCTTATGACGTTCGCCAGCACGCTGCCCAGCGTGCTCTTCCCGCTGCCGCTCTCCCCAACTATGCCCAGAACCTGTCCCTCCTCCAGGTCAAAGGAAATGCCGTCAACTGCCCTCACTGGGCCCTGGGGCGTGAAGTAGTAGGCCCTCAGGTCCTTCACATCAAGCAGCTTCATCTCATGTCCCCCTCAGCCTCGGGTTGAACACCCTGTCCATGCCCATGGCCACTGCCGTGAGGGACGTGGCTACGAGTATGATAACTATGACAGGCGGCAGCCACCACCACCACCAGTTGTAGACAAGTGCCCCCCAGCCCCACGCGTAGTTCAGCATGAGGCCGAGGGTTATGGTGTTCCCAGGGCCCAGACCTATGGCGTCGAGCCCCACGTCGGCCATGAGGGACCCGTTGAGGGTCATGACAAGCATTATAGCTATATAGGGGAGCATCTGGGGCAGGACCTCCGTCAGGGCTATGTTGAGCCCGCTCATGCCGTTGAGCCTGGCGACGGTTACGTAGTCCCTGTTCCTCATGCTCAGGGCGAAGCTCCTGTACGCCCTGGCGCCCCATGGCCAGCCGAAGGCCCCTATTATTATGGCCTCAAGCTGAAGGCTCGGGTGCTTCACTATGGTCGCTACCAGCAGGAGCATCGTGAATGTCGGTATGACCAGGAACGTGTTGGTGAGGAAGTTAAAGACGGCGTCAACAGCTCCCCCTAGGAAGCCCCCTATGATGCCGAGGGCCAGCCCTATGAGGCTCGCTATCAGCGCTGCTACAGTAGCCACGAACAGTGTATTGCGGGTCCCGAAGAGGAGCTGGGACAGGACGTCCTGGCCGAAGCCCGTCGTCCCCAGCGGGTACTTCAACGAGGGGGGCTGGTTAGGCGGCCCAACCGTGGCGAGGAAGTTCTTCGAGGGGGCGACGTAAGGGGCCAACAGGCCCATGAGGGCTACGGCCAGGATGATGATAAGCCCTCCCATGAAAAACTTCTCCCTGACAAGCGAGCCCAGCAGGGGACCCCAAACTCCCCGCGGGCCCGCCGCCCTCCGCGGCCTCGGGAGCCTCCTGCTCAAACGCCTCGCCTCACGCGCCTACCTCAGCGGCCCTGACCCTTGGATCCAGGACGCTGTAAAGGATGTCAACTATGTAGTTGGCGAGGAGCACCACGGTCGCTATTACCACGAACACGCCTGCCACCGTTAAGTAGTCGTTCTCCGTGGCCGCCACGCCCATTATGTAGCCCATGCCGGGGTAGCCAAATATGAACTCTAGGACGTAGGAACCGCCGACCACCGTGCTCAGGCTGAGCGCGAGGCCCGTTATCTGGGGCAGGAAGGCGTTCTTCATGGCGTACCTCGCAAGTATCGAGCCGCGCAGCCCGAGGGCCTCACCGTAGTTCATGTAGTCGCTGTTCTTCTCGTTTATTATGAGCTGCCTCATGCCGAGGACCCAGCCGCCCAGGGAGACCAGCGTGACCGAGAGGAACGGCATTATCCAGTGCTTCAGGAATATCTTTATGTACGTCCAGCTCAGCCTAGGTATCGCCGAGTACGTGTAGCCGGTGGCCGGGACCCAGTGGAGTTCGACCGCGAAGACCATGATTAGTATGAGGCCGAGGACGAAGAACGGTATGTTGTTCAAGGCCACGAAGGCCACCATGGAGGCCCTGTCAGTGAGGGTCCCGGTCTTCCTGTAGCCTACCTGGGCCCCGATGATGTTACCTATAACCCAGGCCACCACGGTCGACGGTATTATGAGGATCAGGTCGTAGGGGAGAGACCTGGCTATGACCTGGTTGACCGTGGCCGGGAAGAACGCTATGGAGGGGCCTAAGTTGCCGTGAAAGAGGTTCTTCCAGAAGTTGACGTACTGAAGCCAGAGGGGCTCGTTGGCCCCGAAGAGCCCCTCGAGGTAGCTCACCATCTCCTTGTACTCCTGCGGTGAGATCATGGAGCCGCCGGCCGTTAAGGACCTCTCCATGCTGGCCACGGTGATCTCGACAGCGTTATAGGGCAACAGGCGCGGTATGAACCAGGCGAAGGAGACTGCCACGAACCAGGTGAGCACATAGTAAAGGGCCTTGTACAGGGCGTGCTTCACGAACGGCGATAGGGACGCCATCCTCTTACCCACTTGTCCTAACAGCTAAGCGAGGATTAATAAGATATACTTTCATGTAGCGAAAGACGAGCTTAAACCTATATGCTGTATAGTATACATTGGCGAACAACTTATGAAGACTTGTACCTGGCTTCGTAGCGGTCCTGCTTTTACTCACTTTCCTCATAGGCTTCGCAGTGCCCACTGCTGGCCTAGCACAGGTCAGGGCGCAGACGCAATCGCTTATAGCGCTGCCCAGGAGCGAGACCGTCTACATGGGAGGAGCCTCTGGGGCCCCATAACATCGCTTAACCCGTTCTCACCTTCCAACAGCCAGCTCGACGACTACCTGCAGAGCATGGTCTACCTGCCCCTGTTCCTCTTCTCACCCGTCACCGGCCGCTATGTTGCATCAGTAAGCTCTTTTACTGTAATTTTGCGGAAAGGGAGCAGTTAGTCAAGGGCGCTGCTCGGCTCGCCCACATGGCCTGCTGGACCCCGAGGAGGCGGTGAAGACGTTGGGCAAGCCATGGTTGCGCGGGGCGCTAAGGGGCGCTGTGATCGTAGCAGACTACTACGGCCTCTTCGGCGATCTCAGCATGTGAGGCAGGGGCGACCCCCTTGGACTACGTCATAATTGTGGCCGGCGGCAGCTCGAGGAGGTTCGGCTCCGACAAGCTGCTGACAAACGTGGGCAGCGAGCCCGTGGTTAGGAGGGTCCTGGAGGCCTCCTCAGGCCTCGGGGAGCAGGTAGTCCTTGCTGGCTGCTCAGGCGGCGGTATGTATGCCACCGGCCTCAGCCTCGCCCTCCGGCCAACCCCGAACTCCTTCT is part of the Acidilobus sp. 7A genome and encodes:
- a CDS encoding ABC transporter permease, with amino-acid sequence MSRRLPRPRRAAGPRGVWGPLLGSLVREKFFMGGLIIILAVALMGLLAPYVAPSKNFLATVGPPNQPPSLKYPLGTTGFGQDVLSQLLFGTRNTLFVATVAALIASLIGLALGIIGGFLGGAVDAVFNFLTNTFLVIPTFTMLLLVATIVKHPSLQLEAIIIGAFGWPWGARAYRSFALSMRNRDYVTVARLNGMSGLNIALTEVLPQMLPYIAIMLVMTLNGSLMADVGLDAIGLGPGNTITLGLMLNYAWGWGALVYNWWWWWLPPVIVIILVATSLTAVAMGMDRVFNPRLRGT
- a CDS encoding ABC transporter permease, whose translation is MASLSPFVKHALYKALYYVLTWFVAVSFAWFIPRLLPYNAVEITVASMERSLTAGGSMISPQEYKEMVSYLEGLFGANEPLWLQYVNFWKNLFHGNLGPSIAFFPATVNQVIARSLPYDLILIIPSTVVAWVIGNIIGAQVGYRKTGTLTDRASMVAFVALNNIPFFVLGLILIMVFAVELHWVPATGYTYSAIPRLSWTYIKIFLKHWIMPFLSVTLVSLGGWVLGMRQLIINEKNSDYMNYGEALGLRGSILARYAMKNAFLPQITGLALSLSTVVGGSYVLEFIFGYPGMGYIMGVAATENDYLTVAGVFVVIATVVLLANYIVDILYSVLDPRVRAAEVGA
- a CDS encoding ABC transporter ATP-binding protein, producing MSREALYEVDRLTKVFSTGFFRTTRIYALNNVSFNVREGEILSIVGESGSGKSTLLKVLLKALKPTSGRVLYRGVPLERWDNRRYWKEVQAILQDPYSSFNPFYRVDRPLLMAAKTYMPEASEADRLKAVREAIEFVGLNPDEILDKYPHQLSGGQLQRVMIARALVIGPKVLLADEIVSMIDASLRVNILNLLYKLEKETGMSVLFVTHDLSLASYIADRILILYKGEVMEYGDVEAVYSRPFHPYTQLLMKSIPLVSKRWTGRITSTTIEFKTGYIRGCVFADRCPLATDLCRTTKPSLAQVEPDHYAACHYASKSAGLWKGIGS
- a CDS encoding ABC transporter ATP-binding protein produces the protein MKLLDVKDLRAYYFTPQGPVRAVDGISFDLEEGQVLGIVGESGSGKSTLGSVLANVIRPPLRLVSGQVLYRGSNIYSMDPEKLRQLRARGISIIPQYAMNALNPTSRVRDVIRDLLLSHEASSDELNYRLKLARERALQLGLPPWALDRYSIELSGGMRQRVTILISTLLDPEVLIADEPTSALDVVVQRLVIQYLKDLLDSGAVKSMIFITHDISLVNEVATDLLVMYGGQAVEYGPVDEVLGNPKHPYTQSLMVSIPEPGVRIAKRPLTGLKGEPPSLLSPPSGCRFHPRCPLAMPICSSEEPPMVSVGGRHLVKCLLYRGERG